The Streptomyces avermitilis MA-4680 = NBRC 14893 genome contains a region encoding:
- a CDS encoding RNA polymerase sigma factor, producing the protein MSGPPPSTARVDDDAEVVAQSLEQPELFARLYDRYAPDIHRYAARRLGDGAADDITADTFLTAFRIRSRYDLTRTNARPWLYGIAGNLIGKQRRAEVRALKALARTGHDPVAASWVEDTESRIAAQGPLAGALAALPAGDRHVLLLVAWADLTYQEVAQALDIPVGTVRSRLNRARRKVRTALGADPAFVSDAAEVA; encoded by the coding sequence GTGAGCGGACCACCGCCGTCCACGGCACGAGTGGACGACGATGCGGAGGTCGTCGCCCAGTCGCTGGAGCAACCGGAGCTGTTCGCCCGGCTCTACGACAGGTACGCACCCGACATCCACCGGTACGCGGCCCGGCGCCTGGGTGACGGCGCGGCGGACGACATCACCGCCGACACCTTCCTGACCGCCTTCCGCATCCGCTCCCGTTACGACCTGACGCGCACCAACGCGCGCCCCTGGCTGTACGGCATCGCGGGCAACCTCATCGGCAAGCAGCGGCGCGCCGAGGTGCGCGCGCTCAAGGCGCTGGCCCGCACCGGGCACGACCCCGTCGCCGCGTCCTGGGTCGAGGACACCGAGAGCAGGATCGCCGCACAGGGCCCGCTCGCCGGCGCCCTCGCCGCCCTGCCCGCCGGTGACCGGCATGTGCTGCTGCTCGTCGCCTGGGCCGACCTCACCTATCAGGAGGTCGCCCAGGCGCTGGACATCCCGGTGGGAACCGTCCGCTCCCGGCTCAACAGGGCGCGGCGCAAGGTACGTACGGCGCTGGGCGCGGACCCGGCGTTCGTGAGCGACGCGGCGGAGGTGGCATAG
- a CDS encoding phage holin family protein has product MTGTMDTRPPVSGEHHSVGELVGQAAEQLSLLVRQEVSLAKEELAEKGRRAGRGGGLLGAAGAVAYVGVMALAATGVAALSLTLPVWAAALIVTAVLFAVASVLAAVGRGQLRRAAPPTPEQTLDSVRADVDEIKERAHR; this is encoded by the coding sequence GTGACCGGGACCATGGACACCAGGCCGCCCGTGTCCGGCGAGCACCACTCCGTGGGCGAACTCGTCGGACAGGCCGCGGAACAGCTCTCCCTGCTGGTACGGCAGGAAGTGAGCCTGGCCAAGGAGGAGCTGGCCGAGAAGGGGCGCCGGGCCGGGCGCGGCGGCGGGCTGCTCGGCGCGGCGGGTGCCGTCGCGTACGTCGGGGTGATGGCCCTGGCCGCCACGGGCGTCGCCGCGCTCTCACTGACGCTGCCGGTCTGGGCCGCGGCGCTCATCGTCACGGCGGTGCTCTTCGCCGTCGCGAGCGTCCTGGCCGCGGTCGGCCGCGGCCAGTTGCGCCGCGCCGCGCCGCCCACTCCCGAGCAGACGCTCGACAGCGTCAGGGCCGACGTCGACGAGATCAAGGAAAGGGCGCACCGATGA
- a CDS encoding AbfB domain-containing protein produces MPERQSEPTPDESAPRPWSPFASSPASEPSHPGHLPLPTEEPPTPWQPGGTPDTSRVPGTRRLWLAGALALATVVACVTALTTTDHAADTSAAKEADTKLDSADPGLLTFASPSAGPSTYPGAKSGRSSERAAQTTPDGSASADPARHGSASKPAAERSKPASSTGTSSGSKPSAVWKSVRSVNYPDRYWHLGGDTGRLDPVSSGSSATTRQDATFKLVKGLADASCYSFATADGTYLRHSRFRLRADRNDGTALFKKDATFCPRTSSYSGAVMLESVNYPGRYLRHKDFLLRLDPYENTGQYRADSAFQLVKGWD; encoded by the coding sequence ATGCCAGAAAGGCAGTCCGAGCCCACTCCGGACGAGTCCGCCCCCCGCCCGTGGAGCCCCTTCGCGAGTTCGCCGGCGTCCGAACCGTCCCACCCCGGGCATCTGCCGCTGCCGACGGAGGAGCCGCCGACGCCGTGGCAGCCGGGCGGTACGCCGGACACCTCCCGCGTACCCGGGACCCGACGGCTCTGGCTGGCCGGCGCCCTCGCCCTGGCCACCGTCGTCGCCTGCGTGACCGCGCTCACCACGACGGACCACGCGGCCGACACCTCGGCCGCGAAGGAAGCCGACACCAAGCTGGACTCGGCCGACCCCGGTCTCCTCACGTTCGCCTCCCCCTCCGCGGGGCCGAGTACCTACCCCGGCGCCAAGAGCGGCCGGTCGAGCGAGCGAGCCGCGCAGACCACTCCCGACGGCTCCGCCTCGGCCGACCCCGCCCGGCACGGCTCCGCGTCGAAGCCCGCGGCCGAGCGGTCGAAGCCGGCCTCGTCCACCGGCACGTCCTCGGGCTCGAAGCCCTCCGCCGTGTGGAAGTCCGTCCGGTCGGTCAACTACCCCGACCGCTACTGGCATCTCGGCGGTGACACCGGCCGGCTCGACCCCGTGAGCTCCGGCAGCTCGGCCACGACCAGGCAGGACGCCACCTTCAAACTGGTCAAGGGGCTCGCCGACGCGTCCTGCTACTCGTTCGCCACCGCGGACGGCACCTACCTGCGCCACTCCCGGTTCCGCCTGCGCGCCGACCGCAACGACGGCACCGCGCTCTTCAAGAAGGACGCCACCTTCTGCCCCCGCACGTCGTCGTACTCCGGCGCCGTCATGCTGGAGTCGGTGAACTACCCCGGCCGCTATCTGCGCCACAAGGACTTCCTGCTCCGCCTCGACCCGTACGAGAACACCGGCCAGTACCGGGCCGACTCCGCGTTCCAGCTGGTGAAGGGCTGGGACTGA
- the sufU gene encoding Fe-S cluster assembly sulfur transfer protein SufU, which yields MKLDSMYQEVILDHYKHPHGRGLRDGDAEVHHVNPTCGDEITLRVKYDGETISDISYEGQGCSISQASASVLNELLVGKELAEAQKVQETFLELMQSKGRIEPDDAMEEVLEDAVAFAGVSKYPARVKCALLSWMAWKDATAQALGEADAERKTA from the coding sequence GTGAAGCTGGATTCGATGTACCAGGAAGTCATCCTGGACCACTACAAGCACCCGCACGGGCGCGGTCTTCGGGATGGCGACGCCGAGGTGCACCACGTCAACCCGACGTGCGGCGACGAGATCACGCTGCGCGTGAAGTACGACGGCGAAACGATCAGCGACATCTCGTACGAGGGTCAGGGCTGCTCGATCAGCCAGGCCTCCGCCTCCGTGCTGAACGAACTCCTCGTCGGCAAGGAGCTGGCCGAGGCGCAGAAGGTCCAGGAGACCTTCCTGGAGCTGATGCAGTCCAAGGGCCGGATCGAGCCGGACGACGCAATGGAGGAGGTGCTGGAGGACGCGGTCGCGTTCGCCGGTGTCTCCAAGTATCCGGCGCGGGTGAAGTGCGCCCTCCTGAGCTGGATGGCGTGGAAGGACGCGACGGCCCAGGCGCTGGGCGAGGCCGACGCCGAAAGGAAGACGGCATGA
- the dapA gene encoding 4-hydroxy-tetrahydrodipicolinate synthase, translated as MTTQGTAQGTAPFGRALCAMITPFTAAGTLDLDGARRLADRLVSEGCDGLVLSGTTGESPTTTDAEKSALVRAVREAVGDRASIVAGVGTADTRHTVELALEAEKAGADGLLVVTPYYSRPPQEAVEAHFRDIADASGLPLVLYDIPGRTGTRIEPATMIRLAEHPRIVAVKDCAYDLLGTQKVLARTELAYYTGCDEYVLALYASGGAGYVSTVANVAPGHFRSILDAFDAGDPALAARLQQRAVPLIESMMAAGLPGTVTSKALLGRLGLPSGPVRAPLRPAGRETADGLLALYEELVSVS; from the coding sequence ATGACCACACAAGGAACCGCACAGGGAACCGCTCCCTTCGGCCGTGCGCTCTGCGCGATGATCACGCCCTTCACCGCGGCGGGCACGCTCGACCTCGACGGCGCGCGGCGGCTCGCCGACCGGCTGGTCTCCGAGGGCTGTGACGGGCTGGTCCTGTCCGGCACCACGGGCGAGTCGCCGACCACGACGGACGCCGAGAAGTCCGCGCTGGTGCGGGCGGTGCGCGAGGCGGTCGGCGACCGGGCGTCGATCGTGGCGGGCGTCGGCACGGCCGACACACGGCACACCGTGGAGCTGGCCCTGGAGGCCGAGAAGGCGGGCGCGGACGGCCTGCTGGTGGTCACCCCGTACTACAGCCGGCCCCCGCAGGAGGCGGTCGAGGCACACTTCCGGGACATCGCCGACGCCTCCGGGCTGCCGCTCGTCCTGTACGACATCCCCGGCCGCACCGGCACACGCATCGAGCCGGCCACGATGATCCGGCTCGCGGAACATCCCCGGATCGTGGCGGTCAAGGACTGCGCGTACGACCTCCTCGGCACCCAGAAGGTGCTGGCCCGCACGGAGTTGGCGTACTACACGGGCTGCGACGAGTACGTCCTCGCGCTGTACGCGAGCGGCGGGGCCGGATATGTGAGCACGGTGGCGAATGTGGCGCCCGGCCACTTCCGGTCGATTCTCGACGCGTTCGACGCGGGCGACCCGGCTCTCGCGGCCCGTCTCCAGCAACGGGCCGTTCCGCTCATCGAGTCGATGATGGCGGCCGGCCTGCCGGGCACGGTCACGTCGAAGGCCCTGCTCGGCCGGCTCGGCCTGCCCTCGGGCCCGGTCCGGGCACCGCTGCGGCCCGCCGGCCGGGAGACGGCCGACGGGCTGCTGGCGCTGTACGAGGAGTTGGTCAGCGTGAGCTGA
- a CDS encoding DMT family transporter, which yields MGYVLLAGAITAEVAATTAMKYSDGFSRLWPSLLTALGYLVAFALLAQTLKTVSVGTAYAIWAGAGTAAIAAIGMVFLGEGMNPAKLAGIALIICGVVVLNMGGAH from the coding sequence ATGGGATATGTCCTGCTGGCCGGCGCCATCACCGCGGAAGTGGCCGCCACGACGGCCATGAAGTACAGCGACGGCTTCAGCAGGCTGTGGCCCTCGCTGCTCACCGCCCTCGGTTACCTCGTCGCCTTCGCGCTGCTCGCCCAGACCCTGAAGACCGTCTCCGTCGGCACGGCGTACGCGATCTGGGCCGGGGCCGGCACCGCCGCCATCGCAGCGATCGGGATGGTGTTCCTGGGTGAGGGCATGAACCCCGCTAAGCTCGCCGGGATCGCGCTGATCATCTGCGGGGTCGTGGTGCTGAACATGGGCGGTGCGCACTGA
- a CDS encoding cysteine desulfurase, which produces MTQLPGLLDTEAIRKDFPILDRQVHDGKKLVYLDNAATSQKPRQVLDALSGYYERYNANVHRGVHVLAEEATALYEGARDKVAAFINAPSRDEVIFTKNASESLNLVANMLGWADEPYRVDHETEIVITEMEHHSNIVPWQLLAQRTGAKLKWFGLTDDGRLDLSNIDEIITEKTKIVSFVLVSNILGTVNPVEAIVRRAQEVGALVCIDASQAAPHMPMDVQALQADFVAFTGHKMCGPTGIGVLWGRQELLEDLPPFLGGGEMIETVSMHSSTYAPAPHKFEAGTPPIAQAVGLGAAIDYLDSIGMDKILAHEHALTEYAVKRLMEVPDLRIIGPTTAEDRGAAISFTLGDIHPHDVGQVLDEQGIAVRVGHHCARPVCLRYGIPATTRASFYLYSTPTEIDALVDGLEHVRNFFG; this is translated from the coding sequence GTGACGCAGCTGCCGGGCCTCCTCGACACCGAGGCGATCCGCAAGGACTTCCCCATCCTGGACCGTCAGGTCCACGACGGTAAGAAGCTCGTGTACCTGGACAACGCGGCGACGTCGCAGAAGCCCCGCCAGGTGCTGGACGCTCTCAGTGGCTACTACGAGCGCTACAACGCCAACGTCCACCGCGGTGTGCATGTGCTCGCCGAGGAGGCCACGGCGCTGTACGAGGGCGCGCGCGACAAGGTCGCCGCGTTCATCAACGCGCCGAGCCGCGACGAGGTGATCTTCACCAAGAACGCCTCCGAGTCGCTCAACCTCGTGGCCAACATGCTGGGCTGGGCCGACGAGCCCTACCGCGTGGACCACGAGACCGAGATCGTCATCACCGAGATGGAGCACCACTCCAACATCGTTCCGTGGCAGCTGCTGGCGCAGCGCACGGGCGCGAAGCTGAAGTGGTTCGGCCTCACGGACGACGGCCGGCTCGACCTGTCGAACATCGACGAGATCATCACGGAGAAGACGAAGATCGTCTCCTTCGTGCTGGTGTCGAACATCCTGGGCACCGTGAACCCGGTCGAGGCGATAGTGCGCCGCGCCCAGGAGGTCGGCGCTCTGGTCTGCATCGACGCCTCGCAGGCCGCCCCGCACATGCCGATGGACGTCCAGGCCCTCCAGGCCGACTTCGTGGCCTTCACCGGCCACAAGATGTGCGGTCCGACGGGCATCGGTGTCCTCTGGGGCCGCCAGGAGCTGCTGGAGGACCTCCCGCCGTTCCTCGGCGGCGGCGAGATGATCGAGACCGTGTCGATGCACTCGTCGACGTACGCTCCCGCCCCGCACAAGTTCGAGGCGGGCACGCCTCCGATCGCGCAGGCGGTCGGTCTGGGCGCGGCGATCGACTACCTCGACTCCATCGGCATGGACAAGATCCTCGCCCATGAGCACGCGCTCACCGAGTACGCGGTCAAGCGCCTCATGGAGGTCCCGGACCTCAGGATCATCGGCCCGACGACGGCCGAGGACCGCGGCGCGGCGATCTCGTTCACGCTGGGTGACATCCACCCGCACGACGTGGGCCAGGTCCTGGACGAGCAGGGCATCGCGGTCCGGGTCGGCCACCACTGCGCCCGCCCGGTCTGCCTGCGCTACGGAATTCCTGCGACCACGCGAGCGTCGTTCTATCTGTACTCCACGCCGACCGAGATCGACGCACTGGTCGACGGCCTGGAGCACGTACGGAACTTCTTCGGCTGA
- the dapD gene encoding 2,3,4,5-tetrahydropyridine-2,6-dicarboxylate N-succinyltransferase codes for MTDTTAPRTTGAAAAGLATLAADGTVLDTWFPAPELTAEPGPAGTERLSAERAVELLGEGAAKALGPDARRGVEVVAVRTVIASLDEKPIDAHDVYLRLHLLSHRLVQPHGQSLDGMFGFLANVAWTSLGPVAVDDVEKVRLNARAEGLHLQVTSIDKFPRMTDYVAPKGVRIADADRVRLGAHLAEGTTVMHEGFVNFNAGTLGTSMVEGRISAGVVVGDGSDIGGGASTMGTLSGGGNVRITIGERCLVGAEAGVGIALGDECVVEAGLYVTAGTRVTMPDGQIVKARELSGASNILFRRNSVTGAVEARPNNAVWGGLNEILHSHN; via the coding sequence ATGACCGACACGACTGCTCCTCGTACCACCGGTGCCGCGGCCGCCGGGCTCGCCACCCTCGCCGCCGACGGAACCGTCCTCGACACCTGGTTCCCCGCTCCCGAACTCACCGCAGAGCCCGGCCCGGCCGGCACCGAACGGCTGTCCGCCGAGCGTGCCGTGGAGCTGCTCGGCGAGGGCGCCGCCAAGGCGCTCGGCCCGGACGCCCGCCGGGGCGTCGAGGTGGTCGCGGTCCGCACGGTCATCGCCTCGCTCGACGAGAAGCCGATCGACGCGCACGACGTCTACCTGCGTCTGCACCTGCTTTCCCACCGTCTGGTGCAGCCGCACGGCCAGAGCCTGGACGGCATGTTCGGCTTCCTCGCCAACGTCGCCTGGACCTCGCTCGGCCCGGTCGCCGTCGACGACGTCGAGAAGGTCCGCCTGAACGCGCGCGCCGAGGGCCTGCACCTCCAGGTGACGTCGATCGACAAGTTCCCGCGCATGACGGACTACGTCGCGCCGAAGGGCGTACGCATCGCGGACGCGGACCGGGTCCGCCTCGGCGCGCACCTCGCCGAGGGCACGACCGTCATGCACGAGGGCTTCGTGAACTTCAACGCGGGCACGCTCGGCACGTCGATGGTCGAGGGCCGTATCTCGGCCGGTGTCGTGGTCGGCGACGGCTCGGACATCGGCGGCGGCGCCTCCACCATGGGCACGCTCTCCGGCGGCGGAAACGTGCGCATCACGATCGGCGAGCGCTGCCTGGTCGGCGCCGAGGCCGGCGTCGGCATCGCGCTCGGCGACGAGTGCGTCGTCGAAGCCGGCCTGTACGTCACCGCGGGCACCCGCGTCACCATGCCCGACGGCCAGATCGTCAAGGCCCGCGAACTCTCCGGCGCCTCGAACATCCTCTTCCGCCGCAACTCGGTCACGGGCGCGGTCGAGGCCCGCCCGAACAACGCGGTCTGGGGCGGCCTGAACGAGATCCTGCACAGCCACAACTGA
- a CDS encoding DUF3618 domain-containing protein, translating into MRRQIAETRSQLGDTVEELAAKADVKGRARARAADLRDRAGALTVQLRSTAAHAGHIAQDRAVRAGHTVQGTAGRAGGAVRDTVPGPVKTAATAVVQAGLRHRRPVLIAGAGAGALVAAGLLRRRQGGRH; encoded by the coding sequence CTGCGGCGGCAGATCGCCGAGACGCGGAGCCAACTCGGCGACACCGTCGAGGAACTGGCGGCGAAGGCGGATGTGAAGGGCCGGGCCCGGGCGCGCGCCGCGGACCTCAGGGACCGGGCGGGCGCGCTGACGGTCCAGTTGCGCAGTACGGCCGCGCACGCCGGTCACATCGCCCAGGACAGGGCGGTCCGGGCCGGGCACACCGTGCAGGGCACCGCGGGCCGGGCCGGGGGTGCCGTACGGGACACCGTGCCGGGGCCCGTGAAGACGGCCGCCACCGCGGTCGTCCAGGCCGGTCTGCGCCATCGCCGGCCGGTGCTGATCGCCGGCGCCGGCGCGGGCGCGCTGGTCGCGGCCGGCCTGCTGCGACGGCGGCAGGGCGGACGCCACTGA
- a CDS encoding metal-sulfur cluster assembly factor: MSETIETKPASEEEVREALYDVVDPELGIDVVNLGLIYGIHVDDANIATIDMTLTSAACPLTDVIEDQAKSATDGIVNELRINWVWMPPWGPDKITDDGRDQLRALGFNV; this comes from the coding sequence ATGAGCGAGACCATTGAGACGAAGCCGGCCTCGGAGGAAGAAGTCCGTGAGGCGCTGTACGACGTCGTCGACCCCGAGCTGGGCATCGACGTCGTCAATCTCGGCCTGATCTACGGCATTCACGTCGACGACGCGAACATCGCGACGATCGACATGACCCTGACGTCGGCGGCCTGCCCGCTCACCGACGTCATCGAGGACCAGGCCAAGTCCGCCACGGACGGCATCGTCAACGAGCTGCGTATCAACTGGGTCTGGATGCCGCCGTGGGGCCCGGACAAGATCACGGACGATGGCCGCGATCAGCTTCGGGCGCTCGGGTTCAACGTCTGA
- a CDS encoding SigE family RNA polymerase sigma factor, whose amino-acid sequence MDAAGQESFREFVANRSSALLKTAVLLSGGDRHAAEDLLQNALIKAADRWSRIDEPEAYVRQVLYRQQVSRWRLKWRRRELSVAEPPEASTGPDAASAAELRLVMRGALARLTARQRTVLVLRYFEDLPEADVARILGCSVGTVRSTTHRSLARLRTLAPELAALGPADAEQEPSRDYSPVEVRP is encoded by the coding sequence ATGGATGCCGCAGGGCAGGAGAGTTTCCGGGAGTTCGTGGCGAACCGGTCGTCCGCGCTGCTGAAGACGGCCGTGCTCCTCAGCGGCGGGGACCGGCACGCCGCCGAGGACCTGCTGCAGAACGCGCTGATCAAGGCGGCCGACCGGTGGAGCCGGATCGACGAACCGGAGGCGTACGTCCGGCAGGTCCTCTACCGGCAGCAGGTCAGCCGCTGGCGGCTGAAGTGGCGGCGCAGGGAGCTGAGCGTCGCCGAGCCGCCGGAGGCGAGTACGGGCCCGGACGCCGCCTCCGCCGCCGAGCTGCGGCTCGTGATGCGCGGCGCGCTCGCCCGGCTGACCGCCCGGCAGCGCACCGTGCTCGTCCTGCGCTACTTCGAGGATTTGCCGGAGGCCGACGTGGCCCGGATCCTGGGGTGCTCCGTGGGGACCGTACGGTCCACGACGCACCGCTCGCTGGCCCGGCTGCGCACCCTCGCGCCCGAACTGGCGGCACTGGGCCCGGCCGACGCCGAGCAGGAGCCGTCCCGTGACTACTCGCCCGTGGAGGTGCGTCCGTGA
- a CDS encoding TetR/AcrR family transcriptional regulator yields MPRRYDPDRRQRIIDAAIRVVGDKGIAGLSHRSVAAEADVPLGSTTYHFKTLDDLMVAALRQANEGFAKVVAARGHLEDPRADLAGDIAALIGDWLAGDRTGVELEYELYLAALRRPALRPVAAECIDGFAEAVARRTDPVTARALVALVDGICLQVLLTGAPYDEAYARELLARLIP; encoded by the coding sequence ATGCCTCGTCGTTACGACCCCGACCGGCGGCAGCGGATCATCGACGCGGCGATCCGCGTCGTGGGCGACAAGGGCATCGCCGGGCTCAGCCACCGTTCCGTCGCGGCCGAGGCCGATGTGCCGCTCGGCTCCACCACGTACCACTTCAAGACCCTCGACGACCTGATGGTCGCCGCGCTGCGCCAGGCCAACGAGGGCTTCGCCAAGGTGGTGGCCGCCCGCGGTCATCTGGAGGACCCGCGGGCCGACCTCGCCGGGGACATCGCCGCACTCATCGGCGACTGGCTGGCCGGGGACCGCACGGGGGTGGAGCTGGAGTACGAGCTCTACCTCGCCGCCCTGCGCCGCCCCGCTCTGCGCCCCGTCGCGGCCGAGTGCATCGACGGTTTCGCGGAAGCCGTCGCCCGCCGCACCGACCCGGTCACCGCGCGGGCGCTCGTCGCGCTCGTCGACGGGATCTGTCTACAGGTGCTGTTGACGGGGGCGCCGTACGACGAGGCGTACGCGCGCGAGCTGCTGGCGCGGCTCATTCCCTGA
- a CDS encoding CU044_5270 family protein, whose amino-acid sequence MDEMTRVRELRADAPTPDRGRLAPGRMRLVEAARTGERRRAVWARREFVIAGVVAAVTAVAVTASVLADGGDQGRKASPAVSPNLNLKGLSARELLERAATVLETQPPVTVPKAKQWIYTKSMSEGQDPKLLKEMGEEAFVQESWIRYDGSASAHQLPGRHSELQITKMHLENGGEGDDRSPREMYRFLSTLPTDGEGALKTLREKNAIADGKESQAAADRTEIFVLLSADVMPPKGLAGLYRALATLPGGKVTDHLVKNAAGRRVIALHYGGDGIGSDGQDWLLDPQTFQVVGQRLYAPKGGADGGKGEVAGGNSLITKAVVDKAGRRG is encoded by the coding sequence ATGGACGAGATGACCCGGGTGCGCGAGCTGCGCGCCGACGCACCCACACCCGATCGCGGCCGGCTCGCGCCGGGGCGCATGCGGCTGGTCGAGGCGGCACGGACGGGGGAGAGGCGGCGCGCGGTCTGGGCACGGCGGGAGTTCGTGATCGCGGGAGTGGTCGCCGCGGTGACCGCCGTCGCCGTCACCGCGTCCGTGCTGGCCGACGGGGGCGACCAGGGGCGGAAGGCGTCGCCCGCGGTCTCCCCGAACCTGAACCTGAAGGGGCTGAGCGCCAGGGAGCTGCTGGAACGGGCGGCGACGGTGCTGGAGACACAACCGCCGGTGACCGTGCCGAAGGCCAAGCAGTGGATCTACACGAAGTCGATGTCCGAGGGGCAGGACCCCAAGCTCCTGAAGGAGATGGGCGAGGAGGCGTTCGTCCAGGAGAGCTGGATCCGGTACGACGGCAGCGCCTCCGCCCACCAGTTGCCCGGCAGGCACTCCGAGCTTCAGATCACCAAGATGCACTTGGAGAACGGCGGCGAGGGCGACGACCGCTCGCCGCGGGAGATGTACCGCTTCCTGTCCACCCTGCCGACCGACGGAGAGGGGGCGCTGAAGACCCTGCGGGAGAAGAACGCCATCGCCGACGGGAAGGAGTCCCAGGCGGCGGCGGACCGTACTGAGATCTTCGTGCTGCTCAGCGCCGACGTCATGCCGCCCAAGGGGCTGGCAGGGCTCTATCGCGCGCTGGCGACGCTGCCGGGCGGGAAGGTGACCGACCATCTCGTGAAGAACGCGGCCGGGCGCCGGGTGATCGCTCTGCACTACGGCGGGGACGGCATCGGGAGCGACGGCCAGGACTGGCTGCTCGACCCGCAGACGTTCCAGGTCGTCGGCCAGCGGCTGTACGCCCCCAAGGGCGGGGCGGACGGCGGCAAGGGCGAGGTGGCCGGCGGCAACTCGCTGATCACCAAGGCCGTGGTGGACAAGGCGGGCCGGCGCGGCTGA